A genomic window from Flavobacterium sp. I3-2 includes:
- a CDS encoding DUF3817 domain-containing protein yields MKKLFKIIAYLEGISYLCLFFNMFVIKNMNLVLYKQILFPLGMAHGLLFVLYVVMAIFLAIELKWSLKKALLILVASILPFGTFYSEKNWVEQMK; encoded by the coding sequence ATGAAAAAACTTTTCAAAATAATAGCATATCTAGAAGGAATCTCTTATTTATGCTTGTTTTTTAACATGTTTGTAATTAAAAACATGAATCTTGTTTTGTACAAACAAATACTTTTTCCATTAGGTATGGCTCATGGATTGTTATTTGTACTGTATGTCGTAATGGCTATATTTTTGGCGATTGAATTGAAATGGTCATTGAAAAAAGCATTATTGATATTAGTTGCTTCTATTCTACCCTTCGGGACTTTTTACTCTGAAAAAAACTGGGTAGAACAAATGAAGTAA
- a CDS encoding DMT family transporter translates to MIFLFISIFSSVFVGILFKKIKPNFNEGFIMISFNYLIAIILSYSLFDVNISSIHLNYKIVFPLMILMPTIFFILNLSINKSGIIKTDIAQRISLIIPISASFLIFGESISLFKWIGIILGFGSVILMLYKNDKTVQNNSIFLALVFLGYGIIDILFKQIALQKTHPYTTYLFFIFTGCFIISLLMSLLFKKKEYKINKSVYFYGILLGLLNFSNIYFYLKAHKIYSDNPSTVFAVMNFGVISFATILGVFLFKEKLSKKNIFGIIMAVFAIIFVLYSQYKNI, encoded by the coding sequence ATGATTTTTCTATTTATAAGTATCTTCTCTAGCGTATTCGTTGGTATTTTATTCAAAAAAATAAAACCTAATTTCAATGAAGGTTTTATAATGATTAGTTTTAATTATCTTATTGCAATTATACTATCTTACAGTCTTTTTGATGTAAATATTTCAAGTATTCATTTAAACTATAAAATAGTTTTTCCTTTGATGATTTTGATGCCTACAATATTTTTTATTTTAAATTTGTCAATCAATAAATCAGGAATTATCAAAACTGATATTGCACAAAGAATCTCTTTAATCATTCCAATTTCTGCGTCTTTTTTAATATTTGGCGAATCTATTTCGTTATTTAAATGGATTGGAATAATTTTAGGATTTGGTTCTGTAATTTTAATGTTATATAAAAATGATAAAACTGTTCAAAACAATTCAATTTTTTTAGCATTGGTTTTTTTGGGGTATGGTATTATTGATATACTTTTTAAACAAATTGCATTGCAAAAAACGCATCCATACACAACTTATTTATTTTTCATTTTTACAGGTTGTTTTATAATTTCATTGTTAATGTCACTCTTGTTTAAGAAAAAAGAATATAAAATCAATAAGTCTGTTTATTTCTATGGAATTCTATTGGGACTTTTGAATTTTTCAAATATCTATTTTTATTTAAAAGCTCACAAAATTTATAGTGATAATCCATCAACGGTTTTTGCTGTAATGAATTTTGGAGTTATTTCATTTGCAACCATTTTGGGAGTTTTTTTATTTAAAGAAAAATTGTCAAAAAAGAATATTTTTGGAATTATTATGGCTGTGTTTGCTATTATATTTGTATTATATTCTCAATATAAAAATATTTAA
- a CDS encoding NUDIX domain-containing protein, whose amino-acid sequence MYISKIFVTVDNVVVREIDNNIEILLIKRLKNPFMDCWALPGGFVDENEDLETAAKRELLEETCVKVDEVFQIGAYGKPFRDPRSHVVSVAYFSRIENSVVAKAADDAKEFKWFNIKNLPPTAFDHSDIISDAISKFNLI is encoded by the coding sequence ATGTATATTTCAAAGATATTTGTAACGGTTGATAATGTTGTTGTTCGGGAGATTGATAACAATATCGAAATTCTCTTAATTAAACGATTAAAAAATCCTTTTATGGATTGTTGGGCACTTCCAGGTGGCTTTGTAGATGAAAACGAAGATTTAGAAACTGCTGCGAAACGTGAATTATTAGAAGAAACATGTGTTAAGGTTGACGAAGTTTTTCAAATTGGCGCTTATGGTAAACCGTTTAGAGACCCAAGAAGTCATGTTGTAAGTGTAGCTTATTTTTCTAGAATAGAAAATTCCGTGGTTGCTAAAGCTGCAGATGACGCAAAAGAATTTAAATGGTTTAATATCAAAAACTTACCTCCTACTGCATTTGATCATTCTGATATAATTTCAGATGCAATTTCAAAATTTAATTTAATTTAA
- the eptA gene encoding phosphoethanolamine--lipid A transferase EptA, with protein MLKSSFKLSKFVLLICLMNFLFFHYPFFKYIFSNVDYTSFSGALLCFSMLILVVLANYFFFYLLFFVSKIIGKFFTILFFLINSIAVYFINSYSVIIDESMIGNILNTNFDESSSFFSFKLIIYLVCFGILPSIFIFKAKIEKITLKKFLINSGINLGLILLIVVANASNVLWIDKNSKVVGGLAMPWSYAVNTPLYYIHQAKKNQKEILLPDAKITNNEKSVVVLVIGESARSENFSLYGYSKNTNPLLSQTENVFSFNATSCATYTTAGVKCILEHENTSDLYEILPNYLNRNDVEVIWRTTNWGEPPVHIQNYKKREDLFVNCKGVGCDYDEVLLNGLKDEILNAKKNKILIVLHTSTSHGPTYSKKYPPEFEVFKPVCNSVEVANCSQNELINAYDNTIIYTDYILYNVIETLKEFPEYKSSMIYVSDHGESLGEKNLYMHGVPMSLAPKQQYEIPFIVWVSDGSKELKKNNALTQNHVFHSVLNFLSVDSPIYKEEMNIYK; from the coding sequence ATGTTAAAAAGTAGTTTTAAACTATCTAAATTTGTTTTGCTTATATGCTTGATGAATTTTTTATTCTTTCATTATCCTTTTTTCAAATATATATTTTCAAATGTAGATTACACTTCATTTAGTGGAGCTTTGCTATGTTTTAGCATGCTAATATTAGTTGTTCTAGCAAATTATTTCTTTTTTTATTTACTTTTTTTTGTTTCAAAAATTATTGGTAAATTTTTTACAATTTTATTTTTCTTAATCAACTCGATAGCGGTTTATTTTATTAATTCTTATAGTGTAATTATTGATGAAAGTATGATTGGAAATATTCTAAATACCAATTTTGACGAATCAAGTAGTTTCTTTTCATTCAAATTAATTATTTATTTAGTTTGTTTTGGCATCCTACCGAGTATTTTCATTTTTAAGGCAAAAATTGAAAAGATAACATTAAAAAAATTCCTAATCAATTCGGGAATAAATCTTGGGTTAATACTTTTAATTGTAGTCGCTAACGCTTCGAATGTTTTGTGGATTGATAAAAACTCAAAAGTAGTTGGAGGATTGGCAATGCCATGGTCATATGCTGTAAATACACCTTTATACTATATTCATCAAGCTAAAAAAAATCAAAAAGAAATATTACTTCCTGATGCTAAAATCACGAATAATGAAAAAAGTGTAGTTGTATTAGTAATCGGAGAATCTGCACGTAGCGAGAATTTTTCATTGTATGGTTATTCAAAAAATACCAATCCTTTACTTTCTCAAACTGAAAATGTATTTAGTTTTAATGCAACTTCTTGTGCAACATATACAACCGCTGGAGTTAAATGTATATTAGAACATGAAAACACTTCTGATTTATATGAAATTCTTCCAAATTATTTAAATCGAAATGATGTTGAAGTTATTTGGAGAACAACAAATTGGGGTGAACCTCCAGTACATATTCAAAATTATAAAAAACGCGAAGATTTGTTCGTTAATTGTAAAGGTGTTGGTTGTGACTACGATGAAGTTTTATTGAATGGATTAAAAGATGAAATCTTAAATGCTAAAAAAAATAAAATTCTTATTGTTTTACATACAAGTACAAGTCACGGACCAACTTACAGTAAAAAATATCCACCTGAATTCGAAGTTTTTAAACCTGTGTGTAATTCTGTTGAAGTGGCTAACTGTTCACAAAATGAGTTAATAAATGCTTATGACAATACTATTATTTATACAGATTATATCCTTTACAATGTAATTGAAACACTAAAGGAATTTCCTGAATATAAAAGTTCAATGATTTATGTTTCAGATCACGGTGAATCTTTAGGAGAAAAAAACTTATATATGCATGGTGTTCCAATGAGTTTGGCACCGAAACAACAATATGAAATTCCGTTTATAGTTTGGGTTTCAGATGGTTCAAAAGAATTGAAGAAAAATAATGCTTTGACACAAAACCATGTTTTTCATTCAGTCTTGAATTTCTTAAGTGTTGATAGTCCAATTTATAAAGAAGAAATGAATATCTACAAATAA
- a CDS encoding phosphatase PAP2 family protein: MNKTVIENFARFNASLLYLPTFLLLAILSFLYSRNALNNEAYVNCQKDFFLFMNSELAEYPRTLYNLTQLGDALIIMSFLTIFIVYAPKMWESLITSSIVSALIVCVLKPLFGIQRPAAAFGTEHLHIIGRKLMGSNSFPSGHSVTVFTVLTIVLIAFMPKKIKYQIIWSITIFSFGIVLILTRIGVGAHHPLDITVGAIVGYVSAIIGLTINKKYNIWGWIGQKKFYPVFIFIFLVCSIIMVFKIYEANLIIFYFALLSLLISLFVITNLYVKK, from the coding sequence ATGAACAAAACCGTTATTGAAAATTTTGCTAGATTCAATGCCTCCTTATTGTATTTACCTACTTTTTTATTATTAGCAATTTTGTCTTTTTTGTATTCGAGAAATGCGCTAAATAATGAAGCTTATGTAAATTGCCAAAAGGATTTTTTTCTTTTTATGAATTCAGAATTAGCTGAATATCCTCGAACCTTATACAATTTAACACAACTTGGAGATGCATTAATCATCATGTCATTTTTAACTATTTTTATAGTTTACGCTCCAAAAATGTGGGAGTCATTAATAACTTCTTCAATAGTATCAGCTCTTATAGTTTGTGTATTAAAACCATTATTTGGTATTCAACGTCCTGCTGCTGCTTTTGGTACTGAACATTTACATATAATAGGTAGAAAATTAATGGGAAGTAATAGTTTTCCTTCGGGACATTCTGTAACTGTTTTTACCGTATTAACAATTGTTTTGATTGCATTTATGCCGAAAAAAATCAAATATCAAATCATTTGGTCCATTACTATTTTTTCTTTTGGTATCGTTTTAATATTAACTAGAATAGGAGTAGGAGCTCATCATCCATTAGATATTACTGTAGGTGCAATTGTTGGATATGTTTCTGCAATTATTGGATTAACGATTAATAAGAAATATAATATCTGGGGATGGATTGGTCAAAAAAAGTTTTATCCCGTTTTTATTTTCATTTTTCTAGTTTGCAGTATTATAATGGTGTTTAAAATTTATGAAGCTAATCTGATTATCTTTTATTTTGCACTATTAAGCTTATTAATTTCTCTTTTTGTAATTACCAATCTTTATGTTAAAAAGTAG
- a CDS encoding bifunctional folylpolyglutamate synthase/dihydrofolate synthase — translation MNYQETIDWMFNQLPMYQKIGAQAYKKDLTNTLALAKHLNFPETKFRSIHVAGTNGKGSSSSMIASILQEAGYKVGLYTSPHLKDFRERIKINGIEISKEFVINFISTNKIFFEENQLSFFEMTVGLAFEYFAQLQVDVAIIEVGLGGRLDSTNIITPLVSVITNIGFDHVAILGNSYQEIAFEKAGIIKPNVPVVIGQYNNETKPVFISKANETQSKIIFASELDLPEVTSDLKGNYQQFNKKTVQATIQVLRKHFKISEENEVNGFRNVVKNTNLQGRWQVLSKSPLIVADTAHNKDGLEIVMNQITEQDFNKLLFVFGVVNDKDLAEILPLLPLNAKYFIAKPDVPRGLEASDLGKKMEKFDLNFEVFDSIPLALEKAKLEANSDDMIYIGGSTFVVAEIL, via the coding sequence ATGAATTATCAAGAAACCATTGATTGGATGTTTAACCAACTTCCTATGTATCAAAAAATTGGTGCACAAGCATATAAAAAAGATTTAACAAATACACTTGCTCTAGCAAAACATTTAAATTTTCCTGAAACAAAATTTAGAAGCATTCATGTCGCAGGGACTAATGGAAAAGGTTCTTCATCTTCAATGATTGCGTCAATATTACAAGAAGCTGGATATAAAGTTGGATTATACACTTCACCTCATTTAAAAGATTTTCGCGAAAGAATTAAAATAAACGGAATTGAAATTTCGAAAGAATTTGTCATAAATTTTATTTCGACAAACAAAATATTCTTTGAAGAAAATCAACTCAGTTTTTTTGAAATGACAGTTGGATTAGCTTTTGAATATTTTGCCCAACTACAAGTTGACGTTGCAATTATCGAAGTTGGATTAGGAGGAAGACTTGACTCAACAAATATCATTACACCTTTGGTTTCTGTAATCACAAATATTGGTTTTGATCATGTTGCGATTTTAGGGAATTCATATCAAGAAATTGCTTTTGAAAAAGCTGGGATTATTAAACCTAATGTGCCTGTCGTAATAGGTCAATATAATAATGAAACAAAACCTGTTTTTATAAGCAAAGCTAACGAAACTCAAAGCAAAATTATATTTGCATCTGAATTAGATTTACCAGAAGTAACTTCGGATTTAAAAGGTAATTACCAACAATTTAATAAAAAAACAGTTCAAGCAACGATTCAGGTTTTACGTAAACATTTTAAAATAAGCGAAGAAAATGAAGTAAATGGTTTTAGAAATGTTGTTAAGAATACCAATCTGCAAGGTCGTTGGCAAGTTTTGAGTAAATCACCTTTAATTGTTGCTGATACAGCTCATAATAAAGATGGTTTAGAAATTGTTATGAATCAAATAACTGAACAAGATTTTAACAAATTACTATTTGTTTTTGGTGTTGTAAACGATAAAGATTTAGCTGAGATTTTACCTTTATTACCTTTGAATGCAAAATATTTTATTGCTAAGCCAGATGTTCCTCGTGGTTTAGAAGCTTCTGATTTAGGAAAAAAAATGGAAAAATTTGATTTGAATTTTGAGGTTTTCGATTCTATTCCTTTAGCTCTTGAAAAAGCAAAACTAGAAGCGAATTCTGATGATATGATTTATATTGGTGGTAGCACTTTTGTGGTTGCAGAAATTTTATAA
- a CDS encoding MotA/TolQ/ExbB proton channel family protein, translated as MIGFVLQAQNDTLTQAAGSVINSMTTEKEISLIEFILKGGVFLIPIILLLIYTFYLIFERTFYINKVAKNNPNLILDVKNQLAAGNLDLAISTARRDDTATSHVIEEGVLTIGRPISEIESNMEKVSNIEIAQMEKKLNHLGLIGGIAPTLGFVGTISGVIKIFYNISITENISIANISGGLYEKMISSGAGLIVGIIAYAAYHLLNGKIDNFALNIQKNILEFINIIQRPNGNQKK; from the coding sequence ATGATTGGATTTGTTTTACAAGCTCAAAACGATACTCTAACACAGGCAGCTGGTAGTGTTATTAATTCTATGACAACAGAAAAGGAAATTTCGCTAATTGAATTTATTTTAAAAGGTGGTGTTTTTTTAATTCCAATTATATTATTATTAATTTACACATTTTACTTAATATTTGAACGAACTTTCTATATTAATAAAGTAGCTAAAAACAATCCTAATTTGATTTTAGATGTAAAAAATCAATTGGCTGCTGGAAATTTAGATTTAGCTATTTCTACTGCGCGAAGAGATGATACAGCAACTTCTCATGTTATTGAAGAAGGTGTTTTAACAATTGGAAGACCAATTTCTGAAATTGAATCTAACATGGAAAAAGTTTCTAATATAGAAATTGCTCAAATGGAAAAGAAACTAAATCACCTAGGTTTAATAGGTGGTATCGCTCCTACTCTAGGATTCGTAGGAACAATTTCTGGAGTTATCAAAATTTTCTATAACATTTCAATTACAGAAAATATTTCAATTGCTAACATCTCTGGAGGTTTATATGAAAAAATGATTAGTAGTGGAGCTGGACTTATTGTTGGTATTATTGCTTATGCAGCTTATCACCTTCTAAATGGTAAAATTGACAATTTTGCATTGAATATTCAGAAAAATATACTTGAATTTATTAACATAATACAACGTCCAAATGGCAATCAAAAGAAATAA
- a CDS encoding ExbD/TolR family protein yields MAIKRNKRFNAEIATSSLSDIMFFLLLFFIIISTLANPNVIKMTLPKAESNEKTNKQLITLSVTEDKQFYIDKELTPFESLETNLLSKLDPAKEQTVVVRIPYNLQVQDLVDVLQIGVKHNLKFVIATSAQ; encoded by the coding sequence ATGGCAATCAAAAGAAATAAACGTTTTAATGCCGAAATTGCTACTTCTTCGTTAAGTGATATTATGTTTTTCTTGTTATTGTTTTTCATTATCATTTCAACACTTGCTAATCCAAATGTGATTAAAATGACGCTTCCAAAGGCTGAATCAAATGAGAAAACAAACAAGCAGTTAATAACACTATCGGTTACAGAAGATAAACAATTTTATATCGATAAGGAATTAACTCCATTTGAATCTTTGGAAACTAATTTACTTTCGAAATTAGATCCTGCAAAAGAACAAACTGTAGTTGTAAGAATTCCTTATAATTTACAAGTTCAAGATTTGGTTGATGTACTTCAAATTGGAGTAAAACACAATTTAAAATTTGTAATTGCAACAAGCGCACAATAA
- a CDS encoding pyruvate carboxylase yields the protein MTTVDNTTYNRSIKKLLVANRGEIAIRVLRAASEMRIRTVAMYTFEDRYSLHRYKADEAYQIGADDQPLKPYLDIEEIIKIAKENEVDAIHPGYGFLSENVTFARRCREEGIIFVGPQPEVMEQLGDKIAAKKLARSIEVPVIEDAILSIDAAHEVTDRAIAIGFPIILKAAAGGGGRGMRVVKSAEEVLPSFLEASNEALKAFGDGTIFIEKFIESPKHIEVQLLADNFGNIVHLFERDCSVQRRFQKVVEIAPAPNLPEKTKQEVYDYAIKIAKAVNYNNAGTVEFLVDKHNQVYFIEVNPRIQVEHTVTEEVTGIDIVRSQILIAQGTKLSDPRIHIENQESLKINGFAIQCRITTEDPANGFKPDYGTLIAYRNAGGFGIRLDEGSAYQGMKISPFFDSMIVKVTATGRTLSGAAQRLHRSLTEFRVRGVTTNMMFLENVINHEIFRKGECTVNFIDQHPELFQIAELKDSSTKILKYLGNISVNGHSDIKNYDSSKVFRNPEVPVFDKSKTYPKGSKDLLNELGRIDFLKQIRDDKKIHFTDTTYRDAHQSLVATRVRSKDILTAAGGFAQNNPQMFSSEVWGGATFDVALRFLQECPWERLQELRKAMPNTLLQMLFRGSNAVGYSAYPRNIVQQFIEKSWKNGIDIFRIFDSLNNLESMLPAIEFVSKNTQAIAQPSICYTGDLLRTENNKYNLTYYTDLAKRLEDAGAHMLAIKDMAGLLKPNAAEILIPALREAVQVPIALHTHDTAGTQIATYLKAIESGIDSIDCALASFSGITSQPNLNSMAALLEGNTRENPLNKQSLNEHSNYWEAVREYYYPFESDLKSATAEVYDNEIPGGQYSNLRQQAEGVGLGDKYQVIKHNYKAVNELFGDIVKVTPSSKVVGDMALFMTANSLTKEDVLDESKNLSFPASVIGFFKGDLGVPFGGFPEKLRGIVLRNEKEIPAPAAQILPDVDLELSTQQFYKKFPNSNFLDYLSFQMFPKVYEEYYNNKEKYGDLKELPTPIFYYPLELNKEIKITLHKGKDIHVELLHIAKANEEGIRRVTFRLNGTHRTVKIKDNSVKSEKVAHEKVSNPENQIGAPLQGSLSTILVKEGDVVSSGTALFIIEAMKMESTVSAPKSGKIKRVVLSSNTMVDQNDLIIEME from the coding sequence ATGACTACTGTAGACAACACAACTTACAACCGTTCTATTAAAAAATTATTAGTAGCCAATCGTGGTGAAATTGCAATTCGCGTTTTAAGAGCAGCTTCTGAAATGAGAATTAGAACTGTAGCGATGTACACTTTTGAGGACCGCTATTCATTGCATCGTTACAAAGCAGATGAAGCTTATCAAATTGGTGCAGACGATCAACCTTTAAAACCTTATTTAGATATCGAAGAGATTATCAAGATAGCTAAAGAAAATGAGGTTGATGCTATTCATCCAGGTTACGGATTTTTAAGTGAAAATGTAACTTTCGCTCGAAGATGTCGTGAAGAAGGAATTATTTTCGTTGGTCCACAGCCTGAGGTTATGGAACAATTAGGAGATAAAATCGCAGCTAAAAAATTAGCTCGTTCTATCGAAGTTCCGGTAATTGAAGATGCCATTCTTTCTATCGATGCAGCTCATGAAGTAACCGACCGTGCAATTGCCATTGGTTTTCCAATAATTTTAAAAGCGGCTGCCGGAGGTGGAGGTCGTGGAATGCGTGTGGTAAAATCTGCTGAAGAAGTGTTACCTTCTTTTCTAGAAGCATCTAACGAAGCATTAAAAGCTTTTGGTGATGGAACTATTTTTATTGAGAAATTCATTGAATCTCCTAAACATATCGAAGTGCAATTATTAGCCGATAATTTCGGAAATATTGTGCATTTATTCGAAAGAGATTGTTCGGTTCAACGTCGTTTTCAAAAAGTTGTTGAAATTGCTCCAGCTCCAAATCTTCCAGAAAAAACGAAACAAGAAGTTTATGATTATGCAATTAAAATTGCTAAAGCTGTAAATTATAATAATGCAGGAACGGTTGAGTTTTTAGTTGACAAACACAATCAAGTTTATTTTATTGAAGTAAATCCGAGAATTCAAGTTGAACATACAGTTACCGAAGAAGTAACAGGAATTGATATTGTTCGCAGTCAAATTTTGATTGCTCAAGGAACTAAATTATCTGACCCTAGAATTCATATCGAAAACCAAGAAAGTTTAAAAATAAACGGATTTGCAATTCAATGCCGTATCACTACAGAAGACCCTGCAAACGGATTCAAACCAGATTACGGTACTTTAATTGCTTATAGAAATGCTGGTGGTTTTGGAATTCGTTTAGACGAAGGAAGTGCTTATCAAGGCATGAAAATTTCTCCATTCTTTGATTCGATGATTGTAAAAGTCACCGCAACCGGAAGAACACTTTCTGGAGCTGCACAACGTTTACATCGTTCATTGACTGAATTCCGTGTACGTGGTGTAACTACAAATATGATGTTTTTAGAAAATGTTATTAATCACGAAATTTTCCGAAAAGGAGAATGTACGGTTAATTTTATTGACCAACATCCTGAGTTATTTCAAATTGCTGAACTAAAAGATAGTTCAACTAAGATTTTAAAATATTTAGGAAACATCAGTGTTAACGGGCATTCTGATATTAAAAATTACGATTCATCAAAAGTTTTTAGAAATCCAGAAGTTCCTGTTTTCGATAAATCTAAAACGTATCCAAAAGGGAGTAAAGATTTATTAAATGAATTAGGTAGAATCGATTTCTTAAAACAAATCAGAGATGACAAAAAAATTCATTTTACAGATACAACGTATCGAGATGCGCATCAATCTTTAGTTGCAACTCGCGTTCGTTCTAAAGATATTTTAACAGCAGCTGGCGGATTTGCTCAAAATAATCCGCAAATGTTCTCTTCTGAAGTTTGGGGCGGAGCTACGTTTGATGTTGCTTTACGTTTTTTACAAGAATGTCCGTGGGAACGTTTACAAGAGTTACGCAAAGCTATGCCAAATACGTTACTTCAAATGTTATTCAGAGGAAGTAATGCAGTTGGATATTCGGCTTATCCGAGAAATATCGTACAGCAATTTATTGAGAAATCATGGAAAAACGGAATCGATATTTTCCGAATTTTCGATTCGCTAAACAATTTAGAATCGATGTTGCCAGCAATTGAATTCGTGTCTAAAAATACGCAAGCTATTGCCCAACCTTCGATTTGTTACACTGGCGATTTACTTCGAACAGAAAATAACAAATACAATTTAACGTATTATACCGATTTAGCAAAACGTTTAGAAGATGCTGGCGCGCACATGTTGGCAATTAAAGATATGGCTGGTTTATTAAAACCAAATGCTGCCGAAATTCTAATTCCTGCTTTACGCGAAGCGGTTCAAGTTCCGATTGCATTACATACACATGATACAGCCGGAACTCAAATTGCAACATATTTAAAAGCGATTGAATCAGGAATTGATTCGATTGATTGTGCTTTAGCTTCTTTCTCTGGAATTACTTCGCAACCAAATTTAAATTCAATGGCGGCTTTGTTGGAAGGAAACACAAGAGAAAATCCATTAAACAAACAAAGTTTAAACGAACATAGTAATTACTGGGAAGCAGTTCGTGAATATTATTATCCATTCGAGTCGGATTTAAAATCGGCAACAGCAGAAGTTTATGATAACGAAATTCCTGGAGGACAATATTCTAATTTACGTCAACAAGCAGAGGGTGTTGGTTTAGGAGATAAATATCAAGTTATTAAACACAACTATAAAGCGGTTAATGAATTGTTTGGCGATATCGTTAAAGTAACTCCAAGTAGTAAAGTTGTTGGAGATATGGCTTTATTTATGACAGCAAACAGCTTGACTAAAGAAGATGTTTTGGACGAGTCTAAAAACTTATCATTCCCTGCATCTGTAATTGGTTTCTTTAAAGGTGATTTAGGAGTTCCGTTTGGTGGATTCCCTGAAAAATTGAGAGGAATTGTTCTTCGTAATGAAAAAGAAATTCCTGCTCCAGCGGCTCAAATTTTACCTGATGTAGATTTAGAACTTTCTACACAACAATTCTATAAGAAATTCCCTAATTCTAATTTCTTAGATTATTTATCGTTCCAAATGTTCCCTAAAGTTTATGAGGAATATTATAACAATAAAGAAAAATATGGTGATTTAAAAGAATTACCAACTCCTATTTTCTATTATCCGTTAGAATTAAATAAAGAAATTAAAATAACCTTACATAAAGGTAAAGACATTCATGTTGAACTACTTCATATTGCAAAAGCCAATGAAGAAGGAATTCGTCGTGTAACTTTTAGATTAAACGGAACACATCGTACGGTTAAGATTAAAGACAATTCGGTTAAATCTGAAAAAGTTGCTCACGAAAAAGTATCAAATCCTGAAAATCAAATTGGTGCTCCTTTACAAGGTAGTTTATCAACAATCTTAGTTAAAGAAGGCGATGTTGTTTCATCAGGAACTGCTTTATTCATTATCGAGGCAATGAAAATGGAAAGTACCGTTTCTGCTCCAAAATCAGGAAAAATTAAACGAGTTGTTCTTTCATCAAACACCATGGTTGATCAAAACGATTTGATTATTGAAATGGAATAA